A stretch of the Chlamydia pecorum E58 genome encodes the following:
- a CDS encoding Asp-tRNA(Asn)/Glu-tRNA(Gln) amidotransferase subunit GatC: MTKSYIDKHEILLLAKSSALNLNDSLAQEYADSLNEVISAMETALEVEVGEGSTEELFAYVLGPEDLREDVVDESFSRQEFLHNVPESLGGLVKVPTVIK, translated from the coding sequence TAGACAAACATGAAATTTTACTCTTAGCAAAAAGCTCAGCTTTAAATTTGAATGACTCCCTAGCTCAGGAATATGCAGACTCTTTAAATGAAGTGATCAGCGCTATGGAAACCGCTTTAGAAGTCGAGGTAGGAGAGGGGAGTACCGAAGAGCTCTTCGCCTATGTTTTAGGGCCTGAAGATTTGCGAGAAGACGTCGTTGATGAGAGCTTCTCTCGTCAGGAGTTTCTACATAATGTTCCTGAATCTTTAGGGGGCTTGGTTAAGGTCCCAACGGTCATAAAGTAA
- the gatA gene encoding Asp-tRNA(Asn)/Glu-tRNA(Gln) amidotransferase subunit GatA, with translation MYSKSALELREAVVSGERSASEITKEFFSRIRENEKEIGAFISLCEERAKEKAAHVDAKRARGEPLGKLAGVPIGVKDNIHVLGLNTTCASRMLENYQAPFHATVIENIEAEDGIILGKLNMDEFAMGSTTRYSAFHPTHNPWDLSRVPGGSSGGSAAAIAARFCAIALGSDTGGSIRQPAAFCGVVGFKPSYGAVSRYGLVAFGSSLDQIGPITTVVEDIALAMDVLGGKDPKDATSRELFTSSFLDGLSLEVPKLIGVPLNFLEGLREDIKKNFFDSLAVLERQGSKIVDVDLDILHHAVSIYYIIASAEAATNLARFDGIRYGYRAKRQSIQEVYECSRTEGFGKEVIRRILLGNYVLSAERQSVYYKKAASIRAKIVQTFSVAFERCDVIALPVCSCPAFEAGDILDPLALYLQDIYTVAMNLAYLPAIAVPSGFSREGLPLGLQIIGEHGKDIQVCQVGYSFQEHAQIKNLCPSGFGQRVD, from the coding sequence ATGTATAGTAAGAGTGCTTTAGAGTTGAGAGAAGCTGTAGTTTCTGGAGAAAGATCTGCCTCTGAAATTACCAAAGAGTTCTTTTCTCGTATCCGAGAAAATGAAAAGGAAATCGGCGCATTTATTTCCCTATGTGAAGAGCGCGCAAAGGAAAAAGCTGCTCATGTAGATGCTAAGCGAGCAAGGGGAGAGCCCCTAGGAAAACTTGCAGGGGTTCCTATTGGAGTTAAGGATAATATCCATGTATTAGGCTTAAACACCACATGTGCATCTCGGATGCTGGAGAATTATCAAGCGCCATTTCATGCAACTGTTATAGAAAATATAGAAGCAGAAGACGGCATTATCCTAGGTAAGCTCAATATGGACGAGTTTGCTATGGGCTCCACAACACGTTATTCTGCATTTCATCCGACACACAATCCCTGGGACCTCTCGAGGGTCCCTGGGGGATCTTCAGGAGGATCCGCTGCGGCTATTGCTGCGCGCTTTTGTGCTATTGCGTTAGGTTCAGATACAGGAGGATCGATTCGGCAGCCAGCAGCGTTTTGTGGTGTAGTAGGATTTAAGCCTTCTTACGGAGCAGTCTCCCGTTATGGTCTTGTGGCTTTTGGCTCTTCATTGGATCAGATTGGCCCTATAACCACTGTAGTTGAAGATATTGCCCTAGCTATGGATGTCTTAGGGGGGAAAGATCCTAAAGACGCCACTTCTCGAGAGCTTTTTACCTCATCTTTTCTAGATGGTTTATCTTTAGAAGTCCCAAAGTTAATTGGGGTCCCCTTAAACTTTTTAGAGGGATTAAGGGAAGATATTAAGAAGAACTTTTTTGATTCTTTAGCAGTGCTTGAGCGTCAAGGGAGTAAGATCGTAGATGTGGATTTGGATATTCTCCATCATGCGGTCTCTATCTATTACATTATTGCTTCTGCAGAAGCTGCTACAAACCTTGCGAGGTTTGATGGTATCCGCTATGGCTATCGTGCGAAACGGCAGTCTATACAAGAGGTATATGAGTGTTCGCGAACAGAAGGATTCGGAAAGGAGGTCATCCGAAGGATTCTTCTTGGCAATTACGTTCTTTCTGCAGAGAGACAGAGTGTGTACTATAAAAAAGCAGCATCCATACGGGCAAAGATCGTCCAAACATTTTCTGTAGCATTTGAACGGTGTGATGTGATTGCCCTTCCTGTGTGTTCCTGCCCTGCATTTGAAGCGGGGGATATTTTGGATCCCTTAGCACTATATTTGCAGGATATCTATACTGTAGCGATGAACTTGGCTTATCTTCCGGCAATTGCTGTGCCTTCAGGATTTTCTCGCGAAGGATTACCTTTAGGTCTGCAGATCATTGGAGAGCATGGCAAGGATATACAGGTATGTCAGGTAGGCTATAGTTTCCAAGAGCATGCTCAAATTAAGAATTTATGTCCTAGTGGGTTTGGGCAAAGAGTAGATTAG
- the gatB gene encoding Asp-tRNA(Asn)/Glu-tRNA(Gln) amidotransferase subunit GatB, whose product MGNTYENWESVIGLEVHVELNTQSKLFSAALNRFGDEPNTNISPVCTGLPGSLPVLNKAAVQKAVRFGCAVQGEISLRSRFDRKSYFYPDSPRNFQITQFDHPIVRGGKIKTFVRGEEKEFELAQTHLEDDAGMLKHFGEFAGVDYNRAGVPLIEIVSKPCMFCAEDAVAYATALVSLIEYLEISDCNMEEGSVRFDVNISVRPKGSHELRNKVEIKNMNSFAFMAQALEAEKIRQVEEYITRSDEDPRVVVPGATYRWDPEKKKTVLMRLKERAEDYKYFPEPDLPMLQLTEAYVEEVRASLPELPHDKYLRYLAEYALAEDIAGILISDKPTAMFFEAACTHCQNFRALSNWITVEFGGRCKNLGITLANSGISSESVAQLVNAIDSGILTGKIAKDVADIMISSPLKSFEEILKENPELLPMKDEEALQAIVLEVLQANPESVIDYKNGKTKALGFLVGQIMKRTSGKAPPQRVNELILSELSK is encoded by the coding sequence ATGGGGAATACTTACGAAAATTGGGAATCTGTAATTGGCTTAGAAGTTCACGTAGAGCTAAATACCCAATCAAAATTGTTTAGTGCTGCGTTAAATCGTTTTGGAGATGAGCCCAATACGAATATTTCTCCAGTATGTACGGGGTTGCCAGGGTCTCTTCCTGTATTGAATAAAGCTGCAGTACAAAAAGCTGTGCGCTTTGGCTGTGCAGTTCAGGGAGAGATTTCTCTTCGCAGTCGTTTTGATAGAAAGTCCTATTTTTATCCCGATAGCCCGAGGAATTTCCAGATTACCCAGTTTGACCATCCTATTGTCAGAGGCGGGAAGATCAAGACGTTCGTTCGAGGGGAAGAGAAAGAGTTTGAGCTTGCCCAGACGCATCTTGAAGATGACGCTGGGATGTTAAAGCATTTCGGGGAGTTTGCAGGTGTAGATTATAACCGTGCAGGCGTTCCCCTGATAGAGATCGTTTCAAAGCCGTGCATGTTCTGCGCTGAGGATGCTGTAGCCTATGCTACGGCTTTAGTATCATTGATCGAGTATCTTGAGATTTCCGATTGTAATATGGAAGAGGGATCAGTACGCTTTGATGTGAACATCTCCGTACGTCCTAAAGGAAGTCATGAACTTCGTAATAAGGTCGAAATCAAAAACATGAACTCCTTTGCCTTTATGGCTCAGGCTCTAGAGGCTGAGAAGATTCGTCAGGTGGAGGAGTATATTACGCGTTCAGATGAGGACCCTCGCGTTGTGGTTCCGGGAGCTACCTACCGCTGGGATCCTGAAAAGAAAAAAACCGTATTGATGCGTCTTAAAGAGCGTGCGGAAGATTACAAATATTTCCCAGAACCAGATCTTCCTATGCTCCAGCTTACGGAGGCTTATGTAGAGGAGGTGCGTGCTTCTCTTCCTGAGCTTCCCCATGATAAATACCTAAGGTATTTGGCAGAGTATGCTCTTGCTGAGGACATCGCCGGGATTCTTATCAGCGATAAGCCCACGGCGATGTTTTTTGAAGCCGCATGTACACACTGCCAAAACTTCCGTGCGTTATCCAATTGGATTACTGTAGAGTTTGGAGGGCGCTGTAAGAATCTCGGCATAACCCTAGCTAATTCAGGGATTTCCTCTGAGAGTGTCGCTCAGCTTGTCAATGCTATTGACTCGGGAATTTTGACAGGGAAAATTGCCAAGGATGTTGCAGATATCATGATCTCTTCTCCATTAAAGTCTTTTGAGGAGATTTTAAAAGAGAACCCCGAGTTGCTTCCTATGAAGGATGAGGAAGCTTTGCAAGCTATTGTTCTTGAAGTCCTTCAGGCGAACCCCGAATCGGTCATAGATTATAAAAACGGCAAAACCAAAGCTTTAGGGTTTCTTGTTGGGCAGATTATGAAGCGCACTTCAGGAAAAGCTCCACCCCAAAGAGTAAATGAACTGATTCTTTCAGAGCTAAGTAAATAG
- a CDS encoding IncV family inclusion membrane protein, protein MSNSVGSSTPQAPASSSVVSPQSGGARERLQRHTQGIFQRFFTIPDRHPRMRVVFDIAIIALSLIAIISILAVTQGQGLLLYGLIPSALVGVFGVTLLISDLATSERLQRVADTATAILLPLIVLGIATALIASACLSAGGTALLLANPQFIMGVVTIGLFFISLSKVSCAHIKRELLDTTKKTETISRAVSPEPSLKDAKKIAEERKTPLSQKDMSRRHFDTEARKHRRSRETLKRSQGGVSSEDIQRPQESSSPRVSSDSSCSSSSIYCTPPGSPVSPYATPIPIAELQQESSSSFAPIDPAPVTSSNVQIVVPTPVYPPVPSSTPIKSSLGSFRTTPASSSKKLDKEKQDDSQQDQDSDKEKNKKKKGPKKSPRNKK, encoded by the coding sequence ATGAGCAACTCTGTGGGTTCTTCAACTCCTCAGGCTCCTGCTTCTTCCTCAGTAGTTTCTCCCCAAAGTGGTGGAGCTCGAGAGCGTTTACAACGTCATACTCAAGGAATTTTTCAGAGGTTCTTTACGATCCCGGACCGCCATCCTAGAATGCGGGTGGTCTTTGACATTGCGATCATTGCGCTTTCTTTGATTGCGATCATTTCGATTTTAGCTGTTACCCAAGGGCAAGGGCTTCTTCTTTATGGGTTAATTCCAAGTGCTTTAGTTGGAGTGTTTGGAGTTACCTTATTAATTTCAGATCTTGCCACCTCTGAAAGACTTCAGAGAGTTGCCGATACTGCCACGGCAATACTACTTCCTCTGATTGTTTTAGGAATAGCGACAGCTCTTATTGCCTCTGCATGTCTCAGTGCAGGAGGGACAGCCCTGCTCCTTGCGAACCCACAGTTTATCATGGGGGTAGTGACCATTGGCTTGTTCTTTATATCTTTAAGTAAGGTGTCTTGTGCGCATATTAAAAGAGAGCTTCTGGATACAACAAAAAAAACAGAGACGATTTCGCGAGCTGTGTCTCCAGAGCCAAGTCTTAAAGATGCCAAAAAGATCGCCGAGGAAAGAAAAACTCCTCTTTCTCAAAAAGATATGTCAAGGCGTCATTTCGATACTGAGGCGCGAAAGCACCGAAGATCACGAGAAACCCTCAAGCGCTCCCAAGGGGGAGTTTCTTCCGAAGATATACAAAGGCCTCAAGAGTCCTCCTCCCCAAGAGTCAGTAGCGATTCTTCTTGCTCCTCCAGCTCGATATATTGTACTCCTCCTGGCTCTCCGGTCTCTCCCTATGCTACTCCTATCCCTATAGCTGAGTTACAACAAGAATCAAGCTCATCCTTCGCACCTATTGATCCTGCACCTGTAACATCAAGCAACGTTCAGATTGTAGTTCCTACTCCTGTTTATCCTCCAGTGCCCTCTTCAACTCCTATAAAAAGCTCTTTAGGAAGCTTCCGAACAACACCAGCATCTTCTAGTAAAAAACTAGATAAAGAGAAGCAAGACGATTCCCAACAAGACCAAGATAGCGATAAAGAGAAAAATAAGAAGAAAAAAGGACCAAAGAAGTCCCCTAGAAATAAAAAATAA
- a CDS encoding DUF5422 family protein — protein sequence MDSCTTCQTCQNGASLYLNYLFPERLIATKAQNYAMRYPKVAMTIEVLASVVFGVLKILTIPIMAISASALLLLQAAIKGCMHKGQEALSYLTAWGINLLVLAFLVIMIFAAITVPPEVVFFSLCLGVSLGASSTLLQIHKRLFPVLDTPPPPSPIPVENKSE from the coding sequence ATGGATTCTTGCACTACTTGCCAAACTTGTCAAAACGGTGCTAGTCTTTATCTCAATTACCTCTTCCCAGAACGGCTCATCGCCACGAAAGCACAAAACTACGCCATGCGCTATCCTAAAGTTGCTATGACAATAGAAGTTCTTGCTTCTGTAGTTTTTGGGGTCTTGAAGATCTTAACAATTCCGATCATGGCAATATCGGCTTCTGCTCTTCTTCTTTTACAAGCTGCAATTAAGGGATGCATGCACAAAGGCCAAGAAGCCCTCTCCTATCTTACAGCTTGGGGGATTAACCTTCTTGTTCTTGCGTTTCTCGTCATTATGATCTTTGCTGCCATCACGGTACCTCCGGAGGTTGTGTTCTTCTCCCTTTGTCTTGGGGTCTCCTTAGGAGCAAGCTCCACGCTGCTGCAAATTCATAAACGTCTCTTTCCTGTTTTAGACACTCCCCCACCACCATCTCCCATTCCTGTAGAAAATAAAAGTGAATAA
- the rnhC gene encoding ribonuclease HIII — translation MSAPFVTTISLESQKRLKQTLEKKNFVFSYPQYTIFQAKSPTVCCTLYSSGKLVVQGKGSQEFIEFVLEPEVLHVISSHTLEQNLRPRIGVDESGKGDFFGPLCIAGVYAPDKRILQELYKTKIQDSKTLRDTTILSLAKTIRSLCTYDVMTLYPEKYNELYGKFRNLNALLAWGHATVIDNLAPCPAQEVFAISDQFASSEQLLLEALKKKNSEILLIQKTKAEADIVVAAASILAREAFITSMKKLEALYKVQLPKGVSVRVLETGKHIVHSYGKEALRKLCKMHFKTYAEVCGSH, via the coding sequence ATGTCCGCTCCCTTTGTCACGACCATATCTTTAGAGTCCCAAAAGAGACTAAAGCAGACGCTTGAAAAAAAGAATTTTGTGTTTTCCTATCCTCAATACACGATATTTCAAGCGAAGTCCCCGACAGTCTGCTGTACGTTATATTCTTCAGGGAAGCTTGTAGTTCAAGGAAAGGGTTCTCAGGAATTTATTGAGTTTGTCCTAGAACCTGAAGTCCTTCATGTAATCTCCAGTCACACCTTGGAACAGAACCTCCGCCCACGTATTGGAGTTGATGAATCTGGGAAGGGGGACTTTTTTGGCCCTTTATGTATAGCAGGTGTCTATGCTCCAGACAAGAGGATTTTGCAGGAGCTGTATAAAACTAAAATTCAAGATTCTAAAACTCTTCGTGACACAACTATTCTCTCTTTAGCGAAAACCATTCGCTCACTGTGCACTTACGATGTCATGACCTTATATCCAGAAAAGTATAACGAACTTTATGGGAAATTCCGTAATCTGAATGCTCTTCTTGCTTGGGGACACGCTACCGTGATTGACAACCTTGCCCCTTGCCCTGCACAGGAGGTTTTTGCTATTTCTGACCAATTTGCCTCCTCAGAGCAGCTCCTCCTTGAGGCTCTAAAAAAGAAAAACTCCGAGATTCTACTTATACAAAAGACCAAGGCAGAAGCAGATATTGTTGTTGCTGCTGCTTCAATACTTGCTCGCGAAGCTTTTATTACCTCAATGAAAAAACTCGAAGCTCTATATAAGGTTCAGCTTCCCAAAGGAGTAAGCGTTCGCGTACTTGAAACAGGGAAACATATTGTACACTCCTACGGAAAAGAAGCTCTAAGAAAACTCTGTAAGATGCACTTTAAAACCTATGCTGAAGTCTGTGGTTCTCACTAG
- a CDS encoding helix-turn-helix domain-containing protein has translation MTEHVHKELLHLGEIFRSRREEQSLSLKDVEAATSIRCSCLEAIEQGYLGKLISPVYAQGFIKKYASYLGLNGEKLLQEHPYVVKLLKEFSEQNMEMLLDLESMGGRNSPEKAIHSWSYLGIAGAIILGGGLLWWLGSLFSIF, from the coding sequence ATGACAGAACACGTGCATAAAGAACTTTTGCATTTAGGGGAAATTTTTCGTTCGCGACGTGAAGAACAGTCGCTGTCATTAAAAGATGTTGAAGCAGCAACTTCCATACGTTGTTCTTGCTTAGAAGCTATTGAACAAGGGTACTTGGGGAAGCTGATCTCGCCAGTATATGCTCAGGGATTCATAAAGAAATACGCTTCCTACTTAGGCCTTAATGGAGAGAAGCTCCTCCAAGAACATCCTTATGTTGTGAAGCTCCTCAAGGAATTTTCAGAGCAGAACATGGAGATGCTCTTAGATTTGGAGTCTATGGGAGGAAGAAACTCTCCAGAAAAAGCGATTCATTCTTGGAGCTACCTGGGAATCGCTGGCGCGATCATTCTTGGAGGAGGACTCTTATGGTGGTTAGGGTCTTTGTTCTCCATTTTTTAA
- a CDS encoding DUF2608 domain-containing protein has protein sequence MFACVKSLQLCVAVAFLGGRVFFPGHLDAAPIKKKTARVPVNIVSSFSDVLQALKKERNPSEILVCIDVDRALVQHPYLGSPAWAERRFRHHVQSSLSEEKSQERVEEELVAVDTFKVRKCVEVSLPEAFAGLASSSCKLLGVSSCKARAALALAETLALQGMDFVSGSPFYTDVFLRGSAPSATPFVYRGILFCCGLSLGGTLLELFAHEGVWPQKVIFVSDNPDLLKAIGHACMKQGMDFLGLVYYPATENMFSYMPPYSSAAELQERQALTLLSEEIALKALSL, from the coding sequence ATGTTTGCATGTGTAAAAAGCTTACAGCTTTGTGTTGCGGTTGCTTTTTTGGGGGGAAGGGTTTTTTTCCCAGGACATCTTGATGCTGCTCCTATTAAAAAAAAGACAGCTAGGGTTCCTGTGAACATTGTTTCCTCTTTTTCTGATGTGTTGCAAGCTCTTAAAAAAGAACGGAATCCTAGTGAAATTTTAGTTTGTATAGATGTAGATCGTGCGTTGGTTCAGCATCCATATTTGGGAAGCCCTGCGTGGGCGGAACGGCGATTTCGTCACCATGTTCAAAGTTCTTTAAGTGAGGAGAAGTCGCAGGAAAGGGTAGAGGAAGAGCTCGTAGCTGTAGATACGTTTAAAGTGAGAAAATGCGTAGAGGTCTCATTGCCTGAGGCTTTTGCAGGGCTCGCAAGTTCTTCGTGCAAGCTTTTGGGGGTGTCTTCATGTAAAGCAAGAGCTGCTTTGGCATTAGCTGAAACTCTAGCGCTGCAAGGCATGGATTTTGTCTCTGGTTCTCCTTTTTATACAGATGTTTTCTTAAGAGGTAGCGCACCATCTGCGACTCCTTTTGTTTATCGCGGTATACTTTTTTGTTGTGGTCTATCACTTGGGGGCACGCTGTTGGAGTTGTTTGCTCACGAAGGCGTATGGCCTCAAAAGGTAATCTTTGTAAGTGACAACCCAGATCTTCTTAAAGCTATAGGCCATGCATGCATGAAGCAAGGGATGGATTTTTTAGGTTTAGTATATTATCCTGCTACGGAAAATATGTTTTCTTATATGCCTCCCTATTCTTCAGCTGCGGAGCTTCAAGAAAGACAAGCACTAACATTGCTTTCTGAAGAGATCGCTCTTAAGGCGTTGTCTTTGTGA
- a CDS encoding thioredoxin domain-containing protein, with amino-acid sequence MSQPLYTNKLITEKSPYLLLYAHTPVNWYPWGAEAFQLAASKDKPIFLSIGCAYSRWCRVMLQESYSNPEVAAMLNEYFINIKVDKEELPHLAKLYFDLAQMLATSGAPQEFPSWPLNVFLTPDLLPFFSANYISIQGKLGLPSFPQIIEKLHIMWEDEEEREVLVHQGSKIMEIASFLEGCSRKELVDEHTLKQTVEALYCDVDSHYGGVKAFPKRLPSLLTRFFLRYGSEYSDSRSLFFVHRSLDLVSSGGIRDHLDGGFFCCTIDDKWLIPCFEKRLIDNAFMALSYLEAWAYWKDETYRSIGKQIISYILAELYDRHTGVFYTSEHAENWGSQGQNYYTWSREEVRSALGENTELFCEYYGVSHEGFCNGRNILHIPTHLDTEAFVEKHLCSKEDLDELLAQQCGVLKKSRDGREKPFKDDLSITFNNGWMITTLVQAGRILGNTEYLHIAKKCGQFVASCLYKDRMLLRRWRDGEAKYRGGLEDYAAMILGALSLYESGCGAFWLAFAEELMQEVLISFRSQEGIFYNTDRRDTFFPLQQSQLSDGELISGNALICLGLLSLHLLTEKRHYLSHAEEILQFAQAYWRTHKFSSLGNLLAAQHYFSHKHIKLIISLGNEEEHERIFQSFAGLYLPCITIVWLTKKDRDILEASLPEYEHMLIPKDDQTTTVFYVLDVEKGRKIQDLGELKKYLSSL; translated from the coding sequence ATGTCTCAGCCGTTATATACGAATAAGCTCATTACGGAAAAATCTCCTTATCTTCTTCTTTATGCGCATACTCCAGTAAATTGGTATCCTTGGGGAGCAGAGGCATTTCAGCTCGCAGCCTCTAAGGATAAGCCGATATTTCTTTCTATAGGGTGTGCTTATTCTCGGTGGTGTCGTGTGATGCTTCAGGAAAGCTATAGCAATCCTGAAGTGGCTGCGATGCTAAACGAGTATTTCATTAATATTAAGGTGGACAAGGAGGAGCTGCCGCATTTGGCGAAGCTATATTTTGATCTTGCGCAGATGCTTGCAACTTCCGGAGCTCCCCAGGAGTTTCCCTCTTGGCCTTTGAATGTGTTTTTAACACCTGACTTGCTGCCGTTTTTCTCAGCAAACTACATTAGCATTCAAGGAAAACTCGGGCTGCCTTCATTCCCTCAAATCATTGAAAAGCTTCATATTATGTGGGAGGATGAGGAAGAGCGGGAGGTTCTTGTTCATCAGGGCTCAAAAATTATGGAGATCGCCTCGTTTTTAGAGGGGTGCTCTAGAAAAGAGCTTGTAGACGAGCACACATTAAAGCAAACCGTAGAGGCATTATATTGTGATGTGGATTCCCACTATGGGGGAGTGAAGGCGTTCCCTAAGAGGCTCCCAAGTTTGCTTACAAGATTTTTCTTAAGATATGGCTCTGAATATAGTGATAGCAGAAGCTTATTTTTTGTTCATCGCTCTTTAGATCTCGTTTCTTCTGGAGGTATCCGAGACCATCTTGATGGAGGGTTTTTCTGTTGCACTATAGATGATAAGTGGTTGATTCCTTGCTTTGAAAAGCGCTTGATAGATAATGCTTTTATGGCTTTGAGTTATTTAGAGGCTTGGGCCTACTGGAAAGATGAGACCTATCGTTCTATAGGAAAGCAGATTATTTCCTATATTCTTGCGGAGCTTTATGATCGCCATACTGGGGTATTTTACACCTCCGAGCATGCGGAAAATTGGGGAAGTCAAGGGCAAAATTATTATACGTGGTCTAGAGAGGAAGTTCGCAGTGCTTTAGGGGAAAACACAGAGCTTTTCTGTGAGTATTATGGGGTTTCCCACGAGGGATTTTGCAATGGACGCAATATCCTTCATATTCCTACCCATTTAGATACAGAAGCGTTTGTAGAGAAACATCTCTGTTCTAAAGAGGATCTCGACGAACTGCTAGCTCAGCAATGTGGGGTATTAAAGAAATCTCGAGATGGCAGAGAAAAGCCATTTAAAGATGATCTTTCCATTACGTTTAACAACGGATGGATGATCACGACTTTAGTACAGGCGGGGAGGATTTTAGGGAATACAGAATACTTGCATATTGCAAAGAAATGCGGACAGTTTGTTGCGAGCTGCTTGTATAAAGACCGCATGCTTTTGAGAAGATGGAGAGATGGCGAGGCTAAGTATCGCGGAGGCTTGGAAGATTACGCTGCAATGATTTTGGGAGCCTTATCTCTTTATGAGTCGGGATGTGGAGCTTTTTGGCTAGCTTTTGCTGAAGAACTTATGCAGGAAGTGCTGATTTCTTTTCGCTCTCAGGAGGGGATCTTTTACAATACCGATAGAAGAGATACTTTCTTCCCCTTACAGCAATCGCAACTTTCTGATGGTGAGTTAATCTCTGGAAATGCCCTAATTTGTTTAGGACTGCTCTCCTTGCATTTGCTCACAGAAAAACGCCATTATCTTTCCCATGCTGAAGAAATTTTACAGTTCGCCCAAGCCTATTGGAGGACTCATAAGTTCTCCTCTTTAGGAAATCTACTTGCAGCTCAGCACTATTTTTCTCATAAGCATATCAAATTAATCATCTCCCTTGGAAACGAGGAGGAGCATGAACGCATCTTCCAAAGTTTTGCAGGGCTTTATCTTCCCTGTATTACGATCGTCTGGTTAACTAAGAAAGATAGAGATATCCTAGAGGCCTCTCTCCCTGAATATGAACACATGCTGATTCCTAAGGACGACCAAACCACTACAGTTTTTTATGTGTTAGATGTAGAGAAGGGGAGGAAAATCCAGGACTTAGGGGAGTTAAAGAAATACCTTTCCTCTTTGTAG
- the rsmA gene encoding 16S rRNA (adenine(1518)-N(6)/adenine(1519)-N(6))-dimethyltransferase RsmA: protein MSRSSPERLTRFLAEIRESPKKGLSQNFLIDGNIIRKILSESQVQEGEWVLEIGPGFGALTEGLVSSGAHVIALEKDPKFATTLSELPLSHLEITDARTYPLQKLSELGWEGKGRMIANLPYHITTPLLIKIFSEAPHMWKSVTVMVQDEVARRIIAQPGNKDYGSLTIFLQFFAHVRYAFKVRASCFYPQPQVHSAVVHMEVKEHFPLPETVFKDFFTLTRTAFQQRRKYLTNTLKDLFPKELLLSALQQLRISDKARPETLSLEDYLALFKLLSFS, encoded by the coding sequence TTGTCGAGAAGTTCTCCAGAGAGGCTGACACGTTTTCTTGCGGAAATCCGAGAGAGTCCTAAGAAAGGCCTTTCTCAAAATTTTTTAATTGATGGGAACATCATCAGAAAAATTTTGTCAGAGTCTCAGGTGCAGGAGGGAGAGTGGGTATTAGAGATCGGCCCAGGCTTTGGAGCGCTCACAGAGGGATTAGTCTCTTCAGGAGCGCATGTCATTGCTTTAGAAAAAGATCCCAAGTTCGCAACGACGCTATCGGAGCTTCCCCTTTCCCATTTAGAAATTACCGATGCTAGGACCTATCCCTTGCAGAAGCTCTCAGAGTTAGGATGGGAAGGGAAGGGAAGAATGATCGCGAATCTCCCTTATCACATCACCACACCCTTATTGATCAAGATCTTTTCTGAAGCTCCGCATATGTGGAAGTCTGTTACGGTGATGGTTCAAGATGAGGTCGCCAGGAGAATCATCGCTCAGCCCGGAAATAAAGATTACGGATCCCTAACGATTTTCCTGCAGTTTTTTGCACATGTACGCTATGCCTTTAAAGTCCGCGCTTCCTGTTTTTATCCTCAGCCTCAGGTGCATTCTGCTGTTGTCCATATGGAAGTTAAGGAGCATTTTCCCTTGCCGGAAACTGTATTTAAGGATTTTTTCACCCTAACACGCACAGCATTTCAGCAACGTAGGAAATACCTTACCAATACCCTTAAAGATTTGTTTCCTAAAGAGCTTTTGCTCTCTGCTCTTCAGCAGCTACGCATCTCAGACAAAGCACGCCCAGAAACGTTAAGCCTTGAAGATTACCTAGCTCTGTTTAAGCTGTTGTCGTTCTCTTAA